The genomic stretch cgcGCCCCAGCGGGCGCAATGTTGCGCCCAACGCGCAATTtcagcaattttttttttggtctgaCATTAATCCATAATTTGCAGGAGAATTATCTCCTTTCATTTTTGCCTCCACATCAATTCATTGAAGCATTTGAAAGATAATCTCCTCACATAATCTTTACAATCTCCACAGATGGAGATGCTCTAATTAAAtgttactctctctctctaatatatatatatatatatatattgaaatgttgttaagtgttatatttcattttaatattggacacatgcattaaataattattttgtgcATCATTAATAAAGTGTtagtacaaatataaatattgatggtTTTGTGGGGACCGAGTCTACCGTAAATCAGGTATAGATGTACAGAATATGTGTAAGAAAATAGCAATATTATTGCTCGGGACACTAGGCCCAAAATGGTACGTACAAAACTCGAGATACTAGACCAAAATGGTGGCTCAgagaatacataataataagcTCGAGATATTAGACCAAAATGGTAGccaaaaaaatacataaataataaatattagtgcACATAATGTAGCTACTGGAAATCGAGCCCTAGTGTATGAGTTGAAGGTTAGGAACTCATATCATTAGAACAGAGGAGATTAAGTGATCCCATTGATGATATTTAAGGAGAGGGAATGATGTCTTATTTAGTGTAAAGGATCTTCCGGATTGTTGACAAATGTACGGTATCGGCTTGCCTTGAATCTTAGTCGTACATGTGTCCCCTACTACTTTAATGCCAATGATCTCCACATGCATAAATAGAGCATCCTTTCTTCTAGTATATAAGATGTGTGGTAGTTTGGTGGTTAAGAACTTGTGTTGTTATACTTGAGACTATGGattcaaattttgtttgttgatttttgttaatattttgctTCCTTTCACACTGGTTTTTTACTTTTTGGGCTACTATTATTCTCTGCTAACCCCTTGCGCTAAGACTTTCACAATAAAATGGGTCCGGGTCCCATGTCCTCAtcaaatatgtatataaatactccgtattattttaacacaaattgaataatttacaaataaaatcacaaattaaCAAAGTAAAACATTGCACATAGTGTCACATTCTAAGGAAAATGGGATTACCTTTGAGATTTTGATCTTATATTTTCTTACTCTTGCTCTTTAATGATCtaaaattgagttaattccatttttttcttagatttataggtgacagttcacttttagtctctttttttttttatcagaatattcttatttggtcctagtattattgtgacgtGTCCATTTTTgttcctccgtcaacaaaatcgttaaaatgtcattaaatacaaggacatttagatcttttttatacaaagtaggttgatccactatattttttatgtttatttttttataaaaaaaattcattattgaagatcgaaatgcatttgtatttaacgacatttaaactgttttgttgatagaggaacaaaaatggtcatgtcaccataatactaggactaaaagtgaatattctaataaaaaaggactaaaagtgatctgtcacttataaatctagaaccaaaaatagaattaactcatctaaaatttatttttctagcGTTTGCGAGAAAGTGAGAATCAGAAGAAAAATAGGATTTCATActtttgtgaattgtgattttacacctttattattttcattcaggtaattatatttatgtatttatatattgagCCTCATTTTTTAATGTGTTTGAATTTAGTTCCTGATGATCTTCATCTCCTACTAACAACCTAGCTATGCATTGGGAGCAATATGTCCCGTTTTATACGATTAAACATTGCATGCAAATAAGTATTTTTGTATTCAACTTTTATCTTGAATGCGATGACTTGTACAATTTAATAATCAAAGTTATTAATTTCtgaataattaagtaatataaatatctatgATGCGTGCctataataaattgtttttttataataagGTTTAATACAATTATCCTTAGGAAGCCTAGTCGGACGCCTAGTCGGCTAACCGCCtaaaccaccgattatggtgatacgttAGACGGTCGTCTAACACTTAGGCGGGATTTTTAggtctttaatatttttaatttaataagtcattttaatttaataatatcaaGAAAGAATGTAGAGGTGAAAAATACGGAGGAATAATGATTTTCCTATATAATTGGGGTAAGAATTGTTTGGACGGGTTTGTACGTGACATGACGTCATTTAGATACACGTGATCTTAAAGGCTGTGGAAAGAGAAGAGGCTTTCAAAAAATGGCATAGAAAGAGGTCCATCCGAAACGTGCAAAGGTCCGTAGATTGCCATTCCAATGAACTGTTTCACTTTGGATtccctaaaaataaaaaaggaaacgTCTTTTGCGTTGGTcaattattgttttatatatatttttaacaaaattatttacaGTATCTTTGGACTCCCTAGTACATACAAAAACAAGAGGGTACACTCAAATACATTTCTTGTGTTGTTTGGAGGGTACACTTCCAAACAACACAAGAAATGTATTTGAATGTTCTGCAAAAGTAATACGGACCTGTTactgttcttattattattttgagtgcATTACATAACATAGTACTCCCTatgttttgttttcaaaaaaaaaaaaaaaaacataggctctgtttggcagagcttatttaggagcttatagcttattttaagctattaataagctataagctctgtttggtaatgttcctaaaataagctagtagcttaaaataagagcttattttttaacgctaccttaggtagcgtttcaaaataagctagtagcttcctaactttttttccatctttaaccttattattttaaagaaatgacatcatttacccttcccaattaaaacttttttgatttttctcttcaatatgtttggttgtaatttcaatttgacatttgtgtttgaacattgatttttgtataaactaatcttatgaattataaacattttgttttactttatatgttttcaaatatatgttcttactttatattttattaaaatatattgattacactattttatattttaatatataaacaaacctatttaaatttaaaactatttaaattgtataaaaatgtcatttttagtctttttatatttatcagcttatcaaaaagctaattttaccaaacacttttaagcataacagctcttcagatttcagcttcgagcttatagcttttcagttttcaactacttttcagctttcagctacattttcagctaggtttgccaaacatagccatagtaCTCCCATTTCCATGCTCTTTCTACTtatcattaattttaaaaaataattcgttttccttttccttccaCCTAACAAATATTGTGTTAGACATATATACCTCTCGCCCCCAAGGCTTAACGTAGTGGTTCGTCGCCTGACTTGAAGTCATTACTGAAAGCGGCAGTATGGAGGTTGAATCTCACTAGAAACATGAATGGGAAAAGGTCCAGAATGATTGAATGTGTGGACTGGATCCCTTTTGCACAGATGAAGACTAGGGTTTGACCAGCGAGTTAATTACATGACTCGTGATTTACCTCTGCAGTGATTGACTTAGGATTAGTCCGACAAAGTTGAGATCACCTaagtattatttatatattgtaaattagaTTACGTAAAACTTTAGCTATGTATCTAAATGTAAATTTCTTTGATACACAATGTGTAATAGTGGAGAgacaaatttcttatatttataaaagaCTTTTAACTTGACGCCAAAAAGAATAAATACgtaattgaattattaattgaataaatttagtAGATTTCCAATCACCTTGGAAAAAGAACCCTACATCCTATTAGGACTCTATAGTTATAGTTCCACTATGCTACtacttttatattaatattctcTAGTGTATACATGTATCCTTGTATTATGTACGTACAGAATCTCCAATATACAATACAATTACAATTCTCACAAGTTCATATGGTATCAGTTTGCCAGGTTCCctatcttttttctttgtttcctgTGTTTGTTTGCGATGGCTTCTACTCAACCTGGTAACAGGTGTGCAGCAGTAGTATCCTCCGAACGGATTGTCACAAAGGTCGATCGATTCTTCTCCTCCGACGCTGGCTTCTCCCAGTTCGCTTTCATCCGCTCATCATTTTGTGAGCATTAAACTCACCAAATGGAACTACTCGTTTTGACACACACAATTGGTTCCTTTTCTTCGGGGGCAAAAATCTCATTGGGTACGTTGATGGTTCGTTGTCGGGTCCTCCAGCGACCATGGTTGTTCCTGATAGTGCTCCGGTGATGGAAAATTCGGCGTATAAGGTCTGGATTCAACAAGATCAATCTATCTTGTCGCTGCTTATTTCTTCATTCTCGGAAGAAGTGACGTATTTGGCGGTTAGAAAGACTATTTCTCGTATGGTTTGGTTGGATGTTGAGCATCCTTTGGTTCGTCCACTCAAGCGAGAACTCTTAATATCCTTAGCCAGTTTTCGTTACTCCGGCATGGAGATAGCTCGTCGGTTGAGTATCTTGCATCCCATGGTGCTCCATCATATGACCAGGGCTGCTACTCAGCCACAAGCGTTAGTGCTTTATGTTGATACTTCTGATCCCACTTACTACACTCAGGTTGTTCGACTTTTGGAGCGGTGAGAGGCAATGGATCAAGAGTTCAATGCATTGCTTCACAATGACACATGGTGTTTGGTACCAGTGAAACCTGGGATGAATGTCATTGGTTGCAAATGGGTGTTCCGCACGAAGCGTAAAACTGATAGGATAGTAGAGCATCACAAAGCTCGTTTGGTAGCAAAAGGTTTCAATCAGGTGGTTGGTGAATttttttgacacatttagtcATGTTGTCAAGCCTACTATGGTTCGGCTATTGCTCTCTCTAGCCTTGTCTTGTGGTTGGACTCTGCGTCAGTTGGATGTCCATAATACTTTCCTGAATAGGAGGCTTGTAGAAACAGTGTGCATGGGGTAGCTTCCTGGCTATTCTAATTATGTTTATCCTGACCATGTTTGTCTTTTGCATCGCTCATTGTATGGTTTGAAGTAGgcgtgtgtgtttggtttaagcAATTGCGCGACTTTCTTTTATTAGTTGGTTTTTAGTCCTCCAAGACTGATGTTTCTTTATTCTATTGCTCTGCTGTTGGGGCACAGGTTTTCCTCCTggtatatgttgatgatattctcCTGATTGGTCTTAACTCCAATTTGATCTCCTCTTTGCTTCAACGCTTATCCATTGTGTTTAAGATTCGTGATCTAGGCACACCCAGTTTCTTTCTTGGCATTGAAATAGTCTTTGTTGATGGTGGGGCCTAGTACTTTCTTAGCGTAGGTATATTAATGATATCCTTAGGCGAGATGGTATGACTGAGTGTAAGCCACTTGCTACTCTTGTTTTCTGTTCACATTCGTCTCCGTCATCTAAAGAGTCATTTGACAATCCGACGAGGTATCATAGTTTGCTAGGGGCTCTGCAGTATTTAACGGTAACCAGGCCTAACTTGTCTTTTGTTGTGAACCAACTTTGCCAGCATATGCACTCTCAGACAGTGGAGCATTGGGGCCTATTGAAGCGTGCGCTGCGCTATGTGAAGGGTACGTTGGATTGTGGTTTACGTTTTCATGTGTTGAAGTTAGTTGACTTGCATGCCTTCTCTGACTCCAACTAGATAGGTTGGTTTTCCTACAGATCAAAAATCTACGAGTGGTTTTGTTGTGTTCTTGGGCAGTAATATGGTGTCATGGGTGTGTCGCAAGCAACATATTGTTGCATGGTCTTCTACAGAGGCTGAATACAAGGGTCTTGCAAATGTTGTTGTTGAGGTTACTTGGATTGTTTCTTTGCTTCGTGAGCTCGGTTTTCCACCTGTTCATGCACCTAGGCTGTGGTGTGACAACTTGGGGGCTATGTATCTGTGTGCTAACCCTGTTTTTCAAGCACAGACAAAACATGTGGAGGTGACTATCATTTTGTTTGTGACGAGGTGGCTTCCAGTGAACTGCAGGTTAATTTTATCTCCACTAGGGATAAGTTAGCGGATATTTTCACTAAAGCATTGTCGACTTTGCAATTCGAATTTCTTCgagacaagctcaatgttgtacCCAGTCACCCTTGTGCTTGAAGGGGTATATTAGGACTTTATAATTATAGTTCTACTATGCTACTACTTTTGTATTAATCTCCGATGTATATATGCATCCTTGTATTATGAACATACAGAATCCCCAATATACAATACAATTACAATTCTCACAAGTTCATCCCTCCCACCCTAGGTAGGATTTAGTTTCCTTGATATCATAGAGTGTGATTATCATTGACCCCAACTTTCCTAAGTCAAGGATTACCCCAAAcgtgataataatattttcccCACCTTTTAAAACACCCTCTTAAATAGTGATGGTAGATTTTCCACATCACtcaattatcatattattattattataaaaagctTTTAAGTGTTAATGGACACCAGAATCGTTCGTACCTAATACCATCAtgcattttatatattactttatCAAGTATACAAATTATTATCATCAATAATACCTAATATATTCATAGTGGTATGCATGGCATTACTACATATATCACCATCatgtattattatatcattattattagtattagatCAACAAATTCAACGCTTGGGTGTCGGAGATAACGTAATTAGGGATTCGATTTGACTAGAGCATCAAAAATCGTATACTTGGAAGTTCAAAACATCCAAATCGTCAAAGCAGATGTGGTTGAATTTCAAATCATGAGTGCTTACGTGCGCATCATGCAAGCTCACTATTCACTTTGTTTAAATATCTCATAAGAGGACCAAAACCACACACAATTTCACCAACTTCTTTAAACCTTTGTgccgaaattaaaatattaaatgccCCCTTGTATTTTATATTAGCTGATGACAGACGACTACTAATACACCGAAATTCAAAGATATTATAACCACTTGCTCCTTTGTTTTATGTTAGTTAGGAAAATGCAAGGCAGGCAGCCCCACCATCTTTCTTTTACACCTCATGAATAAATTATTGAGaggaaaagtattatataatatatagcaGTGGACCTCCACTCCGGCGGCCTAATTATACACGCTCACAACGATAGATACGTCGACTGACGaatgaaaaaagaataatagaTTAGGAACGTGGTGGAATCACCGGCTGCTATTGCTACACTTGCTGACTGCTAGCTAGCTAGTAGAAACACCTTTTGTCTTATTTTTCCTCCTAGTTCAGAAATCACCATCATCTTTAATTAATCATACCAACGCCCAtaataaaacacaaaaacagAACACAGAGGATGTACCTTATTATTCATGTGCCACGAATAAAAAACATCTCCACTGTTGGGAATTATACAATGGGCTGAGCCTGAAAGCCTGAAATGCAAAACaccagttgttataccgtggaccatggtcacaaaacgacgccatttcaataagtgggagaaatAGCTCCCGTAAATCTCCGTAActaatactacagttcatctactggagttgtgttgaactgatattgcagttgtgttgaaagggaactgcagttgtgcggaacagaagccgtttcatctgtctgttttcattaatcaaaacgacattgttttg from Ipomoea triloba cultivar NCNSP0323 chromosome 12, ASM357664v1 encodes the following:
- the LOC115999498 gene encoding uncharacterized protein LOC115999498, producing MTECKPLATLVFCSHSSPSSKESFDNPTRYHSLLGALQYLTVTRPNLSFVVNQLCQHMHSQTVEHWGLLKRALRYVKDQKSTSGFVVFLGSNMVSWVCRKQHIVAWSSTEAEYKGLANVVVEVTWIVSLLRELDKTCGGDYHFVCDEVASSELQVNFISTRDKLADIFTKALSTLQFEFLRDKLNVVPSHPCA
- the LOC115999496 gene encoding uncharacterized protein LOC115999496; translated protein: MDQEFNALLHNDTWCLVPVKPGMNVIGCKWVFRTKRKTDRIVEHHKARLVAKGFNQVFLLVYVDDILLIGLNSNLISSLLQRLSIVFKIRDLGTPSFFLGIEIVFVDGGA